Proteins encoded in a region of the Teredinibacter purpureus genome:
- a CDS encoding ATP-binding SpoIIE family protein phosphatase, with protein MKILIVDDHAYNRDLLSFILEDEGYDCVEAENGKIACDLYRKDLEITLILMDINMPEMDGMEATKIIKSESEGRFVPVIFVTALDDAEVIACCLEAGGDDFVPKPVNENVLLAKIKAHVRSQTLYYRLSEANKSLMYHQQLVRREHAIVEHIFARGNKRSKTHCDNISSYTSPMSMFDGDMVLSGASPNGGVYLLIGDFTGHGLAAAIGSLPVTEVFFNLISHQASVSQIAVDVNKLLFELLPTNMFCCATIVQLDYTGTNLTVWSGGMNDILRVKPSVVGLEKIVSMHMPLGILESEEFDDSPRTIEVLPGEKIYIYTDGVNEASNSRGEEFGLERLENLILQGSEDVVSSVHMAVNDFHEGCGQSDDISIVEITGGRLVHRDRDTGGIVDVGADYHTAESFPWQLTMRLEKEDLSNTNIVNQILGFVSSIQGIELHQDKIFTIVSELYSNSLEHGVLGLDSSLKSTADGFELYYKERHSRLESLINGYINVDFAYLRGEPNQIRFDITDSGNGFDCDRIAKECESNDERHGRGLNLLNNLCSSLEYSNGGRTATAIYDLCRDTIHSD; from the coding sequence ATGAAGATACTTATAGTCGACGACCACGCATACAATCGCGATCTTTTGTCTTTTATCTTGGAAGATGAAGGGTATGACTGTGTGGAAGCAGAAAATGGAAAGATTGCTTGCGACTTATATAGGAAAGACCTTGAAATTACCTTGATCTTAATGGATATCAACATGCCCGAAATGGACGGCATGGAGGCGACTAAAATCATTAAGTCGGAGAGCGAGGGTCGTTTTGTTCCGGTAATTTTTGTGACGGCCTTGGATGATGCGGAGGTAATTGCCTGCTGTCTCGAAGCTGGAGGCGATGATTTTGTTCCAAAGCCGGTTAATGAGAATGTTCTTCTCGCTAAAATAAAAGCGCATGTTCGTTCTCAAACGTTGTACTACCGCCTAAGTGAAGCGAATAAATCGTTAATGTATCACCAGCAGTTGGTTCGGCGAGAACACGCAATTGTTGAACATATTTTCGCCCGAGGTAATAAACGTAGTAAAACTCATTGCGACAATATCAGTTCTTATACGTCGCCTATGTCTATGTTCGACGGCGATATGGTTTTAAGTGGTGCTTCACCGAATGGAGGTGTTTACCTGTTAATAGGTGATTTTACTGGCCATGGCCTTGCGGCAGCGATCGGTTCTTTGCCCGTTACAGAGGTGTTCTTTAATCTCATTTCGCATCAGGCGAGTGTGTCTCAAATTGCGGTAGACGTGAATAAATTACTGTTCGAATTGTTACCCACTAACATGTTTTGCTGCGCGACAATTGTACAGTTAGATTATACCGGTACGAATTTAACGGTATGGTCGGGTGGGATGAACGATATCTTACGCGTTAAGCCTTCGGTGGTTGGTTTGGAAAAAATTGTCTCTATGCATATGCCTTTAGGCATACTCGAGTCAGAAGAATTTGATGACAGCCCCAGAACGATTGAGGTGTTACCGGGCGAAAAAATTTATATCTATACCGATGGCGTCAATGAAGCATCGAATAGTCGTGGAGAAGAGTTTGGGTTGGAACGTCTGGAAAACCTTATTTTACAAGGCAGTGAAGACGTCGTGTCGTCGGTTCATATGGCGGTAAATGACTTTCATGAGGGATGTGGTCAGTCGGATGATATATCGATTGTAGAAATTACCGGTGGTCGGCTCGTTCATCGTGATAGAGATACCGGTGGAATTGTGGATGTCGGCGCAGATTATCATACGGCCGAATCTTTTCCGTGGCAGTTAACAATGCGGTTGGAAAAAGAAGATTTAAGTAATACGAATATAGTGAATCAAATACTTGGGTTTGTATCGAGTATTCAAGGCATTGAATTACATCAAGATAAAATTTTTACGATAGTGAGTGAGTTATACAGCAACTCGCTTGAGCATGGTGTACTCGGTTTGGATTCATCACTTAAAAGTACCGCTGATGGTTTTGAATTGTACTATAAAGAGCGACATTCACGCTTGGAAAGCTTGATCAATGGGTATATCAATGTGGATTTCGCCTATCTTCGCGGCGAACCCAATCAGATAAGGTTCGACATAACGGATAGTGGCAATGGATTTGACTGCGATAGAATAGCGAAAGAATGTGAATCCAATGATGAGCGTCATGGTCGAGGTTTGAATTTATTAAATAACCTTTGTTCGTCTTTGGAATACAGTAACGGTGGACGCACCGCTACTGCAATTTATGATTTATGTCGCGATACCATTCACAGCGACTAA
- a CDS encoding STAS domain-containing protein — protein sequence MTINVANSSGGDAIITLDERFDFGAVDQFRKSYESLKGLSKKTLVIDFSGTRYMDSSALGMLINARSFFNGDDVKIKIINTNDQIKKIFSISRFDTKFDIS from the coding sequence ATGACGATAAATGTAGCAAATTCCAGCGGCGGCGATGCAATAATCACGCTTGATGAGCGATTCGACTTTGGCGCGGTAGATCAATTTCGGAAAAGCTATGAGAGCCTTAAAGGGCTGAGTAAAAAGACCTTAGTGATTGATTTTTCGGGTACTCGATATATGGATAGCTCTGCACTTGGCATGTTAATTAACGCCAGAAGCTTTTTTAATGGTGATGACGTTAAAATTAAAATCATTAACACTAACGACCAAATAAAAAAAATATTTTCAATTTCTCGGTTCGATACGAAGTTTGATATATCCTAG
- a CDS encoding methyl-accepting chemotaxis protein: MENNHSQMIVPFVVAVLAVIAIYYFESLHIAVSLLVVSVIVTAMVVGKSPKDDISATETLQNSLRESFRAVDQQMERATLPVCSELIDLSSCIQNTVEESTVRLHASFQGLSDSANAEKDLMMGIVHQLSNKSIAGETVSNEEVSLKRFANEVGRILDDYVKLFVDISDKSVQAVHNIQDMVTHLDGMFVLINDIRGIADQTNLLALNAAIEAARAGEAGRGFAVVADEVRKLSQDSNALNEQIRERAETAKNTVTNVEKVVGDIASLDMNIAIDAKGHLDAMLAELELVNEKVTESVGRGAQIGEEIKQEIGNAVTALQSADRVSQYAHQITEHSSYLANIVSSIIELSRKDQSLDKVFDSIQQRLATFEPVSQNKPRENSGSTDIELY, from the coding sequence GTGGAAAATAATCACTCCCAAATGATTGTGCCTTTTGTGGTTGCGGTTCTTGCTGTCATTGCCATTTACTATTTCGAATCATTACATATTGCGGTGAGCTTGTTAGTGGTGAGCGTTATCGTGACAGCGATGGTGGTTGGAAAGTCTCCGAAAGATGATATAAGCGCCACTGAGACATTGCAAAACTCTCTACGCGAAAGCTTTCGTGCGGTTGATCAGCAAATGGAAAGAGCCACGCTACCGGTGTGCAGCGAATTAATCGACCTATCTTCTTGCATTCAAAACACGGTCGAAGAATCGACTGTTCGTTTACATGCCAGCTTCCAAGGTTTGTCCGATTCAGCAAACGCCGAAAAAGATCTAATGATGGGTATTGTCCACCAGCTTTCGAATAAATCAATTGCGGGAGAGACAGTTTCAAATGAAGAGGTCTCCTTAAAACGTTTTGCGAACGAAGTGGGCCGCATACTGGATGATTATGTAAAATTGTTTGTCGATATCAGCGATAAAAGCGTACAAGCGGTACACAATATTCAAGATATGGTGACGCACTTGGACGGCATGTTTGTACTGATTAACGATATTCGTGGTATTGCCGATCAAACCAATTTACTCGCCCTTAATGCGGCAATTGAAGCTGCCCGAGCGGGCGAGGCAGGCAGAGGCTTTGCCGTAGTTGCAGACGAGGTTCGGAAGCTATCACAGGATTCTAACGCATTGAATGAGCAAATTCGGGAGCGGGCAGAAACGGCAAAAAATACCGTGACAAATGTAGAGAAAGTGGTAGGTGATATCGCCTCACTCGATATGAATATCGCCATTGACGCGAAGGGGCATTTGGATGCAATGCTGGCGGAACTGGAATTAGTGAACGAGAAAGTGACCGAAAGCGTGGGGCGTGGCGCACAAATTGGTGAAGAAATTAAACAAGAAATCGGCAACGCGGTAACGGCATTGCAGTCTGCAGATAGAGTGTCCCAGTACGCGCACCAAATAACAGAGCACTCTAGTTATTTGGCTAATATCGTTAGTAGTATTATCGAGTTAAGCCGTAAAGATCAATCTTTAGATAAAGTCTTCGACTCTATCCAACAGCGGTTGGCCACATTTGAGCCCGTAAGTCAGAATAAACCCCGAGAAAACTCGGGTTCCACCGATATTGAATTATATTAA
- a CDS encoding tryptophan--tRNA ligase, whose protein sequence is MAVQRVLTGITTTGTPHLGNYVGAIRPAIQASQSADADAFYFLADLHAIIKCHEPALIRQSAKEVAATWLALGLDVDKAVFYRQSDVPEITELSWILSCMAAKGLMNRAHAYKAAVANNIDEGEDPDNGVTMGLYGYPVLMAADILMFNANKVPVGKDQIQHVEMARDIAGRFNHHFDDVFALPEAVVDDSVAVLQGLDGRKMSKSYNNTIPLFLPEKQLRKHINKIKTNLLEPGEPKDADTSTVFQVWQAFANETQTNAMRKQFEEGIAWGEAKKQLFELVNAEISEARTHYAELMEDTAAIEKKLQLGAEKARDVSAPMLAKIRKAIGIGAM, encoded by the coding sequence ATGGCAGTACAACGAGTTCTTACGGGTATCACAACAACCGGTACCCCCCATTTGGGTAATTACGTGGGCGCTATTCGCCCCGCGATACAGGCAAGCCAATCAGCGGACGCCGACGCGTTTTACTTTCTTGCAGATCTTCATGCAATCATTAAATGCCATGAGCCAGCGCTTATTCGGCAGTCTGCAAAAGAGGTTGCGGCAACATGGCTAGCGCTAGGGCTAGATGTCGATAAAGCGGTGTTCTATCGTCAGTCCGATGTGCCAGAAATTACAGAACTAAGCTGGATTCTCAGCTGTATGGCCGCGAAAGGGTTGATGAACCGCGCCCATGCCTATAAAGCGGCTGTCGCCAATAATATTGACGAGGGCGAAGATCCCGACAATGGCGTGACTATGGGTTTGTATGGCTATCCAGTGCTAATGGCGGCCGATATTTTGATGTTTAATGCCAACAAAGTACCCGTAGGAAAAGATCAAATTCAGCACGTAGAAATGGCTCGTGATATTGCCGGGCGTTTCAACCATCATTTTGACGATGTTTTTGCGTTGCCCGAAGCTGTTGTCGATGACTCTGTAGCTGTTTTACAGGGGCTTGATGGCCGAAAAATGAGCAAAAGTTATAACAACACCATTCCGCTCTTTTTACCCGAGAAACAACTACGTAAACATATTAATAAAATCAAAACCAATTTGCTTGAGCCTGGAGAGCCGAAGGACGCGGATACCTCAACCGTATTCCAGGTGTGGCAGGCTTTTGCGAATGAAACGCAAACGAATGCGATGCGTAAGCAATTCGAAGAGGGGATAGCATGGGGCGAAGCGAAAAAGCAGCTCTTTGAGTTGGTCAACGCAGAAATTTCTGAGGCTCGAACCCATTACGCTGAATTGATGGAAGACACCGCTGCTATTGAAAAAAAATTGCAGCTGGGCGCCGAAAAAGCGCGAGATGTAAGTGCTCCAATGTTAGCCAAAATACGTAAAGCTATTGGTATTGGCGCTATGTAA
- a CDS encoding BamA/TamA family outer membrane protein, with protein sequence MKNSFLRTFVCLFVFFSTLNASSSDFASQFFDPIDGQFDTSEYLSENAYGFFPIPVIITDSAVDGGFGLVGVFFHEDEENQDARLAKMRNANVGAGRYLLPPSVSAVMGVTTGNDSIMTGGGHMGIWKAGAIRYTGGAGYGDVNIDFYGSGDFQLDKPISLNTKALGMVHSLKFQLRGSRLFLGLKQQSVSAEVSLERGGDRLPEGLPDKLKQGLEGILSQEVVTSGLGVLAEYDSRDNVFSPTKGYHYSAGYSQFDETIGSDIDYSVTKFDGRNYWQVVDDWRLAWRLAMESANADDFLPTFALPSLNIRGIPAARYQGKSIAQTELEVSWDINTRWTLKVFSGMGRVADSFEGLGSTENYLANGTGFRYFIAKRYGIRAGIDIARGPDETAWYITAGSAW encoded by the coding sequence ATGAAAAATAGTTTTCTGCGGACATTCGTTTGTTTATTTGTCTTTTTTAGCACACTTAACGCCTCTTCGTCAGACTTTGCATCGCAATTTTTTGACCCCATTGATGGCCAATTCGATACGAGTGAATACTTGTCTGAGAATGCGTATGGGTTTTTCCCTATTCCAGTGATTATTACCGATTCGGCCGTTGACGGGGGCTTTGGTTTGGTCGGCGTATTCTTTCATGAAGATGAGGAAAATCAAGATGCTCGACTGGCTAAAATGCGCAACGCTAATGTTGGTGCTGGGCGATATTTACTACCGCCTAGTGTTTCAGCAGTGATGGGCGTGACCACGGGAAATGATTCAATCATGACAGGGGGAGGGCATATGGGAATATGGAAAGCTGGCGCCATTCGTTATACCGGTGGAGCAGGGTATGGCGATGTTAATATAGATTTTTATGGTTCTGGCGACTTTCAGTTGGATAAGCCCATTTCACTCAATACGAAAGCTTTGGGCATGGTGCACTCGTTGAAGTTTCAGTTACGGGGTAGCCGTCTATTTTTAGGGTTGAAGCAGCAATCCGTTTCCGCTGAAGTGTCTTTGGAAAGGGGTGGAGATCGTTTACCGGAAGGGCTCCCTGACAAACTTAAGCAAGGATTAGAAGGCATTCTTAGTCAGGAAGTTGTAACCTCCGGCTTGGGGGTGCTCGCTGAATATGACAGTCGCGATAATGTTTTTAGCCCCACCAAGGGCTACCACTATAGTGCTGGTTATAGTCAATTTGATGAGACGATAGGTAGCGACATTGACTACAGCGTGACGAAATTCGATGGCAGGAATTACTGGCAGGTTGTAGATGATTGGCGCTTGGCTTGGCGACTGGCGATGGAGTCGGCCAATGCTGATGATTTTTTGCCGACATTTGCACTGCCATCACTGAATATACGGGGCATTCCCGCTGCCCGTTATCAAGGAAAAAGCATCGCTCAAACCGAACTAGAAGTGAGTTGGGATATCAATACTCGCTGGACGCTAAAGGTGTTCAGTGGAATGGGACGGGTGGCAGATTCGTTCGAGGGTTTGGGCTCTACGGAGAATTATTTGGCGAATGGCACAGGGTTTCGCTACTTCATTGCGAAACGTTACGGAATACGAGCGGGCATTGATATAGCGCGTGGCCCAGACGAGACCGCATGGTATATTACCGCCGGTTCTGCGTGGTAA
- a CDS encoding tRNA-queuosine alpha-mannosyltransferase domain-containing protein — translation MKILLLSAYDAESHRRWRHGLVANLDHHHWTVLHLPARHFNWRVRGNSLSWGRGEQECLSQPFDLIVATSMVDLSTLKGLVPALATTPTILYFHENQFSYPLTAHQKYVMEPRMVSLYSGLAANKIVFNSDYNRLTFLDGVAELLKKMPDAVPAGIVEELKTKSRVISVPLEQELFQKTPLIKPNTLTIVWNHRWEYDKGPDKLLGVLQALPEDVSITCHIVGQQFRRVPDTFDVIHNLLKSRGWLGAWGFVADPAAYRTLLAQSHVVLSTALHDFQGLSVLDGVAAGCIPLVPDRLAYTELFDSAYRYYSDFSHHNPDTHVASMAESKDCAQRIMAWALAVSAGEPLPPVMALSTMQWQSLSAEYEKVFNDTVGAVVL, via the coding sequence ATGAAAATTCTTCTTCTTTCTGCTTATGATGCCGAAAGCCATCGACGTTGGCGGCATGGGCTCGTGGCCAATTTAGATCATCATCATTGGACGGTACTACATTTGCCTGCGCGCCATTTTAACTGGCGAGTACGGGGTAATAGCTTAAGTTGGGGGCGCGGAGAGCAGGAATGCTTGTCACAGCCTTTCGACCTGATTGTCGCCACATCGATGGTGGATTTGTCGACATTAAAAGGGCTTGTTCCCGCCCTGGCGACAACGCCGACCATTCTCTATTTTCACGAAAATCAATTTAGTTACCCGCTAACAGCTCATCAAAAATATGTAATGGAACCGAGAATGGTGAGTTTATATTCGGGCCTAGCGGCGAATAAAATTGTATTTAATTCAGATTACAACCGTCTAACCTTTTTAGACGGGGTAGCGGAACTACTGAAAAAAATGCCAGATGCGGTTCCTGCGGGCATTGTGGAAGAACTTAAAACAAAATCACGTGTAATTTCGGTACCTTTAGAGCAAGAACTCTTTCAAAAAACACCATTGATTAAACCCAACACGCTAACCATCGTCTGGAATCATCGCTGGGAATACGACAAAGGCCCCGATAAGTTATTGGGTGTACTTCAGGCCCTACCGGAGGATGTGTCGATAACGTGCCATATTGTGGGCCAGCAATTTCGACGCGTGCCGGACACCTTCGACGTGATTCATAATCTACTGAAATCTCGCGGTTGGCTGGGAGCTTGGGGGTTTGTGGCCGATCCGGCAGCCTACCGAACCTTATTGGCACAAAGCCACGTGGTGCTGTCGACCGCCTTACACGATTTTCAGGGTCTATCGGTATTGGATGGCGTTGCGGCGGGTTGCATCCCGTTAGTGCCTGATAGGCTCGCGTATACAGAACTGTTTGATTCAGCGTATCGTTATTACTCGGATTTTAGTCATCATAATCCCGATACTCATGTTGCGAGTATGGCTGAAAGTAAAGATTGCGCACAGCGTATTATGGCGTGGGCGCTAGCCGTTAGTGCTGGCGAGCCACTTCCGCCTGTGATGGCGTTATCGACAATGCAATGGCAAAGTCTTAGCGCGGAATATGAAAAGGTATTTAACGATACAGTAGGGGCCGTCGTCCTATAG
- a CDS encoding cyclic nucleotide-binding domain-containing protein: MLDIQTLKNFVPFNGLDDEYLQEALTKIDVQEYGKGQMLFKRGRPVNTQYYLLDGQVDLINSAFYVSTVLGDSAAAHNSLNPESPTLCSGVAKSPSVKVFSIDTETLDRLMAWSQSAVDTDLDTMEYSTGEFEVAELHEEEGGDWMAALLQAPLFAKVPLAQVQELFLRFEDVSMKKGEMVVKEGERGDFFYVLVSGSARVHNHSDSVDIVIHPGQFFGEESLLGDTPRNASVEMLTSGRLKRLNSENFNALLKAPVVHYVENAGLEKLEKPYKLLDVKMPMEFRINHLPGAINIPLSRLRNSLAELGRTNVYVVPDDAGSRADIAAHLLCQAGFDAVILKSTVPQ, translated from the coding sequence ATGCTGGATATTCAAACGTTAAAAAACTTTGTGCCCTTTAACGGGCTGGACGACGAATACTTGCAGGAAGCGCTCACTAAAATAGATGTACAAGAATACGGCAAAGGTCAAATGTTGTTTAAGCGTGGCAGGCCTGTTAACACACAGTACTACTTGCTCGACGGACAGGTAGATCTCATTAATAGCGCCTTCTACGTGTCTACGGTGCTAGGTGATTCCGCTGCAGCCCATAATTCACTGAATCCCGAATCGCCCACGTTGTGCTCAGGCGTTGCTAAATCGCCCAGCGTTAAGGTATTTTCGATTGATACCGAAACATTGGATCGTTTGATGGCATGGAGCCAATCTGCAGTGGATACCGATTTGGATACCATGGAATATTCGACCGGGGAATTCGAAGTTGCCGAGCTTCACGAAGAGGAAGGTGGCGACTGGATGGCCGCGCTCTTACAAGCCCCTCTATTCGCAAAAGTACCTCTAGCGCAAGTGCAAGAGCTATTTCTGCGCTTCGAAGATGTGAGCATGAAAAAGGGCGAAATGGTTGTAAAAGAGGGTGAAAGAGGCGACTTTTTTTATGTGCTCGTTTCTGGCAGTGCCCGCGTTCACAATCATTCGGATAGTGTTGATATTGTTATCCACCCTGGCCAATTCTTTGGTGAAGAGTCGTTGTTGGGTGACACGCCTCGCAATGCCAGTGTAGAAATGCTTACATCCGGGCGTTTGAAACGTTTGAATTCAGAGAATTTTAATGCGCTGCTAAAAGCACCTGTTGTGCATTACGTCGAAAATGCAGGGCTTGAAAAACTCGAAAAACCTTATAAGTTACTCGACGTCAAAATGCCTATGGAATTTCGAATCAATCACCTGCCTGGCGCGATCAATATCCCACTTTCTCGGTTACGTAATTCCCTTGCAGAATTGGGGCGTACTAATGTTTATGTCGTACCCGACGATGCCGGTAGTCGCGCTGATATCGCTGCCCACTTACTTTGCCAAGCGGGTTTCGATGCTGTTATCCTAAAAAGCACAGTACCTCAGTAA
- a CDS encoding M18 family aminopeptidase: MSSLELTNGLLDFVRKSPTPYHAAQSMATLLSVEGFKQLNEMERWNLTPGGRYFVVRGGASVLAFIVGTEAVEESGIRIIGAHTDSPCLKVKPLPEIQSKGYAQLGVEVYGGALLNPWFDRDLSIAGRISYLSTSGELKTALIDFENAIASIPSLAIHLDREANNSRRVNPQTDMNAILHQADEPKSFRALLLDVLDDKNAKEVLDFNLSFYDTQPPAVLGLENDFIASARLDNLLSCYLGVRALIDAGTNHTSVLICNDHEEVGSRSDIGAQGPLLDEVIERLTVGGESRQITLRRSLMFSVDNAHGVHPNYVNKHDDKHGPIINKGPVIKFDANQSYATSSATAALVRWLASSPSSLPLQTYVTRADTRCGSTIGPITAAGIGITTVDIGVPTFAMHSIREFAGVIDLVHMNTLLNRFLTVKNLPYCSNL; encoded by the coding sequence ATGTCATCACTTGAATTAACGAACGGTTTATTAGATTTTGTCAGAAAATCCCCCACGCCTTATCATGCAGCCCAGAGTATGGCGACATTATTATCAGTAGAAGGATTTAAACAGCTTAATGAGATGGAACGCTGGAATTTAACGCCAGGTGGTCGCTATTTTGTGGTGCGTGGCGGCGCATCTGTATTGGCGTTTATAGTGGGTACAGAAGCTGTGGAAGAGAGCGGTATTCGTATTATTGGTGCTCACACCGACAGCCCTTGCTTGAAAGTAAAGCCTTTGCCGGAAATCCAAAGTAAAGGTTATGCGCAGTTGGGTGTAGAGGTTTACGGTGGGGCGTTATTAAACCCATGGTTTGATAGGGATCTTTCCATTGCTGGGCGAATATCTTATTTATCGACATCAGGGGAACTTAAAACCGCCCTGATCGATTTTGAAAACGCGATAGCGAGTATACCGAGTTTAGCGATTCATCTAGACAGAGAGGCTAATAATAGCCGCCGCGTAAACCCTCAGACAGATATGAATGCAATTTTGCATCAGGCCGACGAGCCAAAAAGTTTTCGCGCACTCCTATTAGATGTACTCGATGATAAAAATGCGAAAGAAGTACTCGATTTTAATTTGAGCTTCTATGATACGCAGCCGCCTGCAGTGCTAGGTTTAGAGAATGACTTTATTGCAAGTGCTCGGCTGGATAACTTGCTAAGTTGTTATCTTGGTGTAAGGGCGTTGATTGATGCAGGAACGAATCACACCAGCGTACTCATCTGTAATGATCATGAAGAGGTCGGTAGTCGATCTGATATTGGCGCTCAAGGGCCCTTATTGGATGAAGTCATTGAGCGTCTTACCGTGGGAGGAGAGTCACGGCAAATTACCTTGCGCCGCTCGCTTATGTTTTCGGTGGACAATGCCCATGGTGTCCATCCCAATTACGTCAATAAACACGATGACAAGCATGGGCCGATTATTAACAAGGGGCCTGTTATTAAGTTTGATGCCAACCAAAGTTACGCAACGAGTAGCGCTACAGCAGCGTTAGTGCGATGGTTGGCATCGTCGCCGAGCAGTCTCCCATTACAGACTTATGTGACGCGTGCAGATACTCGATGTGGGAGCACCATAGGCCCGATTACAGCGGCTGGTATTGGTATAACAACGGTTGATATTGGCGTGCCGACCTTCGCAATGCACTCCATCAGAGAGTTCGCCGGCGTGATAGATTTGGTGCATATGAATACACTATTGAACCGCTTTTTAACGGTTAAAAATCTACCTTATTGCTCCAACCTGTGA
- a CDS encoding undecaprenyl-diphosphate phosphatase codes for MDIVQVVVLALIQGITEFLPISSSAHLILPKELLGWPDQGLAFDVAVHVGTLSAVMFYFRRDIVDLISGWGLSVAGKGTNSNGRVAWCIIAATIPAGVFGLLFDDYIEANLRSTSVIATTTILFGVVLAVADRLPSKVKDLTQLTLYAAIIIGFAQALALIPGTSRSGITITAALFLGFSRTDSAKFSFLLSMPIILLGGGYKGLELVLGNAEVDWLALGLGILLSGASAYLCIHYFLSFINRLSMMPFVVYRLVLGVLLIAYTL; via the coding sequence ATGGATATCGTTCAAGTTGTTGTGCTCGCACTCATTCAAGGAATAACCGAATTTTTACCCATTTCTAGTTCTGCGCACTTAATTTTGCCAAAAGAACTTTTGGGCTGGCCAGATCAGGGGTTGGCGTTTGATGTTGCTGTACACGTGGGAACTTTGTCCGCTGTGATGTTTTATTTTCGTCGAGATATTGTTGACCTTATTTCGGGGTGGGGATTATCGGTTGCGGGTAAAGGCACCAATTCGAATGGGCGGGTTGCATGGTGTATTATCGCGGCAACCATTCCGGCGGGGGTGTTTGGTTTGTTATTTGATGACTACATTGAAGCCAATCTGCGTTCTACGAGTGTCATTGCGACAACAACGATTTTATTTGGTGTAGTACTCGCAGTGGCAGATCGATTGCCTAGCAAAGTGAAAGATCTTACTCAATTGACATTATATGCGGCTATTATTATTGGCTTCGCACAAGCGCTTGCGTTAATTCCTGGCACTTCTCGTTCCGGCATTACAATTACAGCGGCGTTATTCTTGGGCTTTTCACGTACAGACTCAGCGAAGTTTTCCTTTTTACTTTCAATGCCCATCATTCTACTTGGCGGCGGATACAAAGGCTTGGAGTTAGTGTTAGGAAATGCCGAGGTTGACTGGTTGGCGCTGGGGCTTGGCATTTTACTTTCTGGAGCGAGTGCTTACCTTTGTATCCATTATTTTTTAAGTTTTATTAATCGACTGAGTATGATGCCCTTTGTGGTGTATCGTTTAGTGCTGGGTGTTTTGTTAATTGCGTACACGCTTTAG
- the tsaB gene encoding tRNA (adenosine(37)-N6)-threonylcarbamoyltransferase complex dimerization subunit type 1 TsaB: protein MSKLLALDASTEVCSVAVTDGSTVVQRYCDTPKSHSKVLLPLINEVLEEAKIALSDLDALAVTRGPGSFTGIRIGLGIIQGLSYGAKLPVIGLNTLDVMAEQYRATLSCMSGSIIVPALDARMGEVYWSAYRAENEHCEAVIPAAVCAPLCALEELKAQFSLEDVHGVGHGWSVQPLVDTPVSKISPDFKPRAEAALALAVQSYKPKMSPSAYAFTAVEPIYLRNEITWKKRQRIRDR, encoded by the coding sequence ATGTCTAAATTACTCGCTCTTGATGCTTCAACCGAAGTTTGCTCAGTTGCCGTAACCGACGGCTCGACTGTCGTGCAGCGATACTGCGACACACCCAAATCACACTCTAAGGTACTTTTACCTCTTATTAACGAAGTGCTAGAAGAGGCTAAAATCGCCTTATCCGATTTAGATGCTTTAGCGGTAACACGAGGGCCTGGCTCCTTTACCGGTATTCGTATTGGCTTAGGGATAATCCAAGGGCTTTCTTACGGCGCAAAATTGCCGGTTATTGGGTTGAATACACTGGATGTCATGGCTGAGCAATATCGGGCAACATTATCTTGTATGTCCGGTTCAATTATCGTTCCTGCACTAGATGCCCGGATGGGTGAAGTGTATTGGTCGGCTTACCGTGCAGAGAATGAGCATTGTGAAGCCGTGATACCGGCTGCGGTCTGCGCGCCTCTTTGCGCGTTAGAGGAATTAAAAGCACAATTTAGCTTGGAGGATGTTCACGGGGTAGGGCATGGCTGGAGCGTTCAACCTCTAGTTGATACTCCTGTCTCCAAAATCTCTCCAGATTTTAAACCTCGCGCTGAAGCTGCCTTGGCGCTAGCGGTGCAATCCTATAAACCAAAAATGAGCCCATCGGCTTATGCCTTTACAGCGGTAGAGCCAATATATTTACGTAATGAAATTACGTGGAAAAAGCGCCAGCGTATCCGCGATCGCTAA